The following proteins are co-located in the Microbacterium immunditiarum genome:
- a CDS encoding GNAT family N-acetyltransferase has protein sequence MRGSERRGRDASEPHAPDAPDAPDAPAANRARTGVGEGGLRMVPANEASWDDLRAILTGTAGRCQCERQRLGDRDWWHLPVEERAAIFREETHCDDPRAKETIGIVAYLDGEPAGWCAVDRRGVYGRVRGSPVPWKERPFEDKDDDTVWAIPCLVVRKGYRHQHLTYDLVAAAVEYARERGAQAIEGYPLITEGKEVTWDEMSVGSVGAFAAAGFREVSHPTKRRVVMRLDL, from the coding sequence ATGCGCGGGTCGGAACGGCGAGGTCGTGACGCGAGCGAACCGCATGCGCCGGATGCTCCGGATGCGCCGGATGCTCCCGCCGCCAACCGCGCGCGCACGGGCGTCGGCGAAGGCGGGCTCCGCATGGTCCCCGCGAACGAGGCGTCGTGGGACGACCTCCGGGCGATCCTCACCGGCACCGCCGGACGGTGCCAGTGCGAGCGGCAGCGACTCGGCGACCGGGACTGGTGGCATCTCCCCGTCGAGGAGCGCGCCGCGATCTTCCGCGAGGAGACGCACTGCGACGATCCCCGCGCGAAGGAGACGATCGGCATCGTCGCGTACCTCGACGGAGAGCCCGCCGGGTGGTGCGCGGTCGATCGGCGCGGTGTGTACGGCCGTGTCCGCGGCTCCCCCGTCCCGTGGAAGGAGCGTCCATTCGAAGACAAGGACGACGACACCGTGTGGGCGATCCCGTGCCTCGTCGTGCGCAAGGGCTATCGCCACCAGCACCTCACCTACGACCTCGTCGCCGCCGCCGTCGAGTACGCACGCGAGCGCGGAGCACAGGCCATCGAGGGCTACCCGCTCATCACGGAAGGCAAAGAGGTCACCTGGGACGAGATGAGCGTCGGCTCGGTCGGCGCGTTCGCGGCCGCCGGGTTCCGCGAGGTGTCGCACCCTACGAAGCGCCGGGTCGTGATGCGCCTGGATCTGTGA
- a CDS encoding LLM class flavin-dependent oxidoreductase, translated as MTDYGHDLLFGTFVTPSAQNAEHALDVAVATDRAGLDLVTFQDHPYQPAFLDTSTLLAFAAARTENVHLSANVASLPLRPPAVLARAAASLDILSGGRFELGIGAGAFWDAIAAMGGRKLTPGQGVTALKEAIRIIRELWDVDNPEIVRVDGKYYTVKGAKRGPRTAHDIAVWVGAYKPRMLALTGAMGDGWLPTLEYIEGGLAGVPDSNARIDEAALEAGRTPSDVRRVFNFMRVGFAPSERGLLNGPPEAWVDNIADMALNYGISAFLIGGDDIAVTERFAAEVVPAARELVARERGR; from the coding sequence ATGACCGACTACGGCCACGACCTGCTCTTCGGAACGTTCGTCACACCGTCGGCACAGAACGCCGAGCACGCCCTCGACGTCGCGGTCGCGACCGATCGCGCCGGTCTCGACCTCGTCACGTTCCAGGATCACCCGTACCAGCCGGCGTTCCTCGACACCTCGACGCTGCTCGCCTTCGCCGCCGCACGCACCGAGAACGTGCACCTGAGCGCGAACGTCGCGAGCCTCCCGCTGCGACCGCCCGCGGTCCTGGCGCGCGCGGCGGCCTCGCTCGACATCCTCAGCGGGGGCCGGTTCGAACTCGGCATCGGCGCGGGCGCGTTCTGGGATGCCATCGCTGCCATGGGCGGCCGCAAGCTCACCCCGGGGCAGGGTGTCACGGCGCTCAAGGAGGCGATCCGGATCATCCGCGAGCTGTGGGACGTCGACAACCCCGAGATCGTGCGCGTGGACGGGAAGTACTACACGGTGAAGGGCGCCAAGCGCGGTCCGCGCACGGCACACGACATCGCGGTCTGGGTGGGTGCTTACAAGCCGCGGATGCTCGCGCTCACGGGCGCGATGGGCGACGGCTGGCTGCCGACGCTCGAGTACATCGAAGGAGGTCTCGCAGGGGTTCCCGACTCCAACGCGCGCATCGACGAGGCGGCGCTGGAGGCCGGTCGCACGCCGTCGGACGTGCGGCGCGTGTTCAACTTCATGCGCGTGGGCTTCGCGCCCAGCGAGCGCGGACTGCTCAACGGCCCGCCCGAGGCGTGGGTGGACAACATCGCCGACATGGCCCTCAATTACGGCATCAGCGCGTTCCTCATCGGAGGCGACGACATCGCCGTGACCGAGCGGTTCGCGGCTGAGGTCGTCCCCGCGGCTCGGGAATTGGTCGCGCGCGAGCGAGGTCGCTGA
- a CDS encoding glycosyl hydrolase family 28-related protein, giving the protein MTMSVRRHGRLAAAAAVAALIAGALMSSPAVAAPPRAVDPFHPDFGPNVTIYSPDTPVDQIQAELDALHAQQVDAEMSTARHAVYLLPGQYGSVAEPLQVKVGYYTEIAGLGASPEDVTVHGAVEVYNRCLEAGGTANCLALVNFWRTIANLSIDIDKAGQDGCRQSAEFWAVSQAVSMRRLDVSGGSLSLMDYCTAGPQYASGGFIADSRLPAVINGSQQQWLIRNSEIAGWSNAVWNQVFSGVIGAPDDATFPDPPYTTIDATPISREKPYLYVDDEGSFNVRVPAVQRDSSGISWGDGETAGRSVPITDFFIATPDDSVKDINNALARGQHLIMTPGVYDIDRTIAVKRANTVVLGLGHVTLTAANGAVPLEIKDAEGIVVAGVTIDAGPQLSPVLLRVGKEKGGKPLGDANPITLSDVYFRVGGPHIGKATTALEVNSDNVLIDHTWVWRGDHGVEGFTNGVNGDTDRWNTNTGQVGVIVNGDDVTATGLFVEHFQTYNTLWNGENGRVILYQNELPYDPPTQADWTQPDGTLGWPGYAVAPDVTAHRLDGAGVYVFNQNNPSIVTANGFSVPETPGVQLHHIMTVNLSAGTVQHVVNGVGGQADTTKIGVPQFIVDYPTP; this is encoded by the coding sequence ATGACAATGTCCGTCCGTCGCCACGGGAGGCTCGCCGCAGCGGCCGCCGTGGCGGCCCTCATCGCTGGAGCACTCATGTCCTCCCCGGCCGTCGCCGCACCGCCGCGCGCCGTCGACCCGTTCCACCCCGACTTCGGACCGAACGTCACGATCTACTCCCCCGACACACCGGTGGATCAGATCCAGGCCGAGCTCGACGCCCTCCACGCGCAGCAGGTCGATGCCGAGATGAGCACCGCGCGGCACGCGGTGTACTTGCTGCCCGGGCAGTACGGATCGGTCGCCGAACCGCTGCAGGTCAAGGTCGGCTACTACACCGAGATCGCGGGGCTCGGAGCCTCACCCGAAGACGTCACCGTCCACGGCGCGGTCGAGGTCTACAATCGCTGCCTCGAAGCCGGCGGCACGGCCAACTGCCTCGCGCTGGTCAACTTCTGGCGCACGATCGCGAACCTCTCGATCGACATCGACAAGGCAGGACAAGACGGATGCCGCCAGAGCGCGGAGTTCTGGGCGGTGTCGCAGGCCGTGTCGATGCGCCGCCTCGACGTCTCGGGCGGGTCGCTCTCACTGATGGACTACTGCACCGCCGGCCCGCAGTACGCGAGCGGCGGGTTCATCGCCGACTCGCGCCTGCCGGCCGTCATCAACGGCTCACAGCAACAGTGGCTCATCCGCAACAGCGAGATCGCCGGCTGGTCGAACGCCGTGTGGAACCAGGTCTTCTCGGGCGTCATCGGAGCTCCGGACGACGCGACGTTCCCCGACCCGCCCTACACGACGATCGACGCCACCCCCATCTCGCGCGAGAAGCCGTACCTCTACGTCGACGACGAGGGTAGTTTCAACGTGCGCGTGCCCGCCGTGCAGCGAGACTCGAGCGGCATCAGCTGGGGCGACGGTGAGACGGCCGGGCGCAGCGTCCCGATCACGGACTTCTTCATCGCGACGCCCGACGACTCGGTCAAGGACATCAACAACGCGCTCGCGCGCGGGCAGCACCTGATCATGACTCCGGGTGTCTACGACATCGACCGCACGATCGCGGTCAAGCGCGCGAACACCGTCGTGCTCGGGCTCGGGCACGTGACTCTCACCGCCGCGAACGGAGCGGTCCCGCTCGAGATCAAGGACGCCGAGGGCATCGTCGTCGCAGGCGTCACGATCGACGCCGGTCCGCAGCTGTCGCCCGTGCTGCTGCGCGTCGGCAAGGAGAAGGGCGGCAAGCCGCTCGGCGACGCCAACCCGATCACGCTCAGCGACGTGTACTTCCGCGTCGGCGGACCGCACATCGGCAAGGCGACGACCGCGCTCGAGGTCAACTCCGACAACGTGCTCATCGACCACACGTGGGTGTGGCGGGGCGACCACGGAGTCGAGGGCTTCACGAACGGCGTGAACGGCGACACCGACCGGTGGAACACCAACACCGGCCAGGTCGGCGTCATCGTCAACGGCGACGACGTCACCGCGACCGGGCTGTTCGTCGAGCACTTCCAGACGTACAACACGCTCTGGAACGGCGAGAACGGCCGCGTGATCCTCTATCAGAACGAGCTGCCGTACGACCCGCCGACGCAGGCGGACTGGACGCAGCCGGACGGCACGCTCGGGTGGCCGGGCTACGCCGTCGCGCCGGACGTCACGGCGCACCGCCTCGACGGCGCGGGCGTGTACGTGTTCAACCAGAACAACCCGTCGATCGTCACCGCGAACGGGTTCTCGGTTCCCGAGACGCCGGGCGTTCAGCTGCACCACATCATGACGGTCAACCTCAGCGCCGGCACGGTCCAGCACGTCGTGAACGGCGTGGGCGGTCAGGCCGACACCACCAAGATCGGCGTGCCGCAGTTCATCGTCGACTACCCCACCCCGTAG
- a CDS encoding DUF1905 domain-containing protein: MHFEFEAEIWRWQARNDDGWLFVTVPEELSADIREVPRMPRGFGSVRVRVGIGGTEWMTSIFPSGDTYALPLKKAVRVAEELGLGDVCTVRLETVDI, from the coding sequence GTGCACTTCGAGTTCGAGGCCGAGATCTGGCGGTGGCAGGCGCGCAATGACGACGGGTGGCTGTTCGTAACGGTCCCCGAAGAGCTGAGCGCCGACATCCGCGAGGTGCCGCGCATGCCTCGCGGATTCGGCTCCGTCCGAGTGCGCGTCGGCATCGGCGGCACCGAGTGGATGACCTCGATCTTCCCGAGCGGCGACACGTACGCGCTGCCGCTCAAGAAGGCGGTGCGCGTTGCGGAGGAGCTGGGGCTCGGCGACGTCTGCACGGTGCGGCTCGAGACGGTCGACATCTGA
- a CDS encoding aldo/keto reductase: MQQRPLGRTGRDISAIGLGTWQLGADWGAVSEDDAAAVLAASVDHGVTLFDTADVYGDGRSESIIGRFLAERPGHGITVATKMGRRLPQVRENYSPENFRAWTDRSRRNLGVETLDLVQLHCPPTSVIEDDATYDAFDELVADGSITAYGVSVETSAQALAAIARPNVTNVQIIFNPFRLKPLDEVLPAAATANVAIFARVPLASGLLSGKYTSSTTFAADDHRSYNRHGEAFDRGETFSGVDYEEGLAAASELAEALPEGVSLPAATLAWIASRPGVTSVIPGARNVRQAESNAEAAALLEGGFDLDAFDRAVHDVYDRRLRESIHPQW; encoded by the coding sequence ATGCAGCAACGACCCCTCGGACGCACCGGACGCGATATCTCGGCCATCGGCCTCGGCACATGGCAGCTCGGCGCGGACTGGGGCGCCGTGAGCGAGGACGACGCGGCGGCGGTGCTGGCGGCATCCGTCGATCACGGCGTGACCCTGTTCGACACCGCCGACGTCTACGGCGACGGCCGCAGCGAGTCGATCATCGGCCGTTTCCTCGCCGAGCGACCCGGCCACGGCATCACCGTCGCGACGAAGATGGGCAGGCGTCTGCCGCAGGTGCGCGAGAACTACTCGCCCGAGAACTTCCGCGCGTGGACCGACCGCTCGCGGCGCAACCTCGGCGTCGAGACGCTCGACCTCGTGCAGCTGCACTGCCCGCCGACGTCCGTGATCGAGGACGACGCGACCTACGACGCTTTCGACGAGCTCGTCGCCGACGGCTCCATCACGGCGTACGGCGTGTCGGTTGAGACGAGCGCGCAGGCGCTCGCGGCGATCGCGCGGCCGAACGTCACGAACGTGCAGATCATCTTCAACCCGTTCCGGCTCAAGCCGCTCGACGAGGTGCTCCCGGCCGCCGCGACGGCGAACGTCGCGATCTTCGCGCGCGTGCCGCTCGCGTCGGGCCTCCTGTCGGGCAAGTACACCTCATCAACGACGTTCGCGGCGGACGACCACCGCTCGTACAACCGCCACGGCGAGGCCTTCGACCGTGGCGAGACCTTCTCGGGCGTCGACTACGAAGAGGGGCTGGCCGCGGCATCCGAGCTCGCGGAAGCCCTGCCCGAAGGCGTGTCGCTGCCCGCCGCGACCCTCGCGTGGATCGCCTCGCGCCCGGGAGTCACGAGTGTGATCCCCGGGGCGCGCAACGTGCGCCAGGCAGAGTCGAACGCCGAGGCGGCGGCGCTCCTCGAGGGCGGATTCGACCTCGACGCGTTCGACCGCGCCGTCCACGACGTGTACGACCGGCGGCTGCGCGAGTCCATCCACCCGCAGTGGTGA
- a CDS encoding MarR family winged helix-turn-helix transcriptional regulator, with translation MAVTDPPHPPLTQDFGWALGVLLRAYRDRVAPILSDFPQTTRGYETLAEVVVNGQRPSQLALAQRLGIDRTVMTYLVDDLEDAGLLARRPNPEDRRQRRIVATKQGEEVIGELCTLVAGAERDALAALDPDERAEFHRLLLKAAAGAAADDSPAGSPAQAEPPATA, from the coding sequence ATGGCTGTAACAGATCCGCCACATCCGCCTCTCACCCAAGACTTCGGGTGGGCGCTCGGCGTGCTCCTACGCGCGTACCGCGATCGCGTGGCGCCGATCCTCTCCGACTTCCCGCAGACCACGCGCGGATACGAGACGCTCGCCGAGGTCGTCGTCAACGGTCAGCGGCCGAGCCAGCTCGCCCTCGCGCAGCGGCTCGGCATCGACCGCACGGTGATGACCTACCTGGTCGACGACCTCGAAGACGCCGGCCTCCTGGCGCGCCGTCCGAACCCCGAAGACCGACGACAGCGCCGCATCGTCGCGACGAAGCAGGGCGAAGAGGTCATCGGCGAGCTCTGCACGCTCGTCGCGGGCGCCGAGCGGGACGCACTGGCGGCCCTCGACCCGGACGAACGGGCCGAGTTCCACCGGCTGCTCCTGAAGGCAGCGGCAGGGGCCGCGGCCGATGACTCCCCCGCAGGCTCCCCCGCCCAGGCGGAGCCGCCGGCCACCGCGTGA
- a CDS encoding prepilin peptidase translates to MPDLSDTIALALVILALLYFAAISVVLTLIDIRTHRLPNRIVLPSYVVAGVLLATAAVLSGDLVALLRAVIGMAALYVFYFTLRLVRPSGMGGGDVKLAGLIGLYLGWIGWGALAVGAFAAFLLGGLFGVVIMLAGRAGRKTAIPFGPWMIAGAWIGVFAGEALGRWYTGLFVGA, encoded by the coding sequence ATGCCCGACCTCAGCGACACCATCGCGCTCGCGCTGGTCATCCTCGCGCTGCTCTACTTCGCGGCGATCTCGGTCGTGCTCACGCTCATCGACATCCGCACCCACCGATTGCCGAACCGCATCGTGCTCCCGAGCTATGTCGTGGCGGGAGTGCTCCTCGCGACCGCGGCGGTCCTCTCGGGCGACCTGGTCGCCCTGCTTCGCGCAGTCATCGGCATGGCGGCCCTCTACGTCTTCTACTTCACGCTGCGCCTCGTGCGACCGAGCGGCATGGGCGGCGGCGACGTCAAGCTCGCCGGGCTCATCGGGCTCTACCTCGGCTGGATCGGGTGGGGTGCGCTCGCGGTCGGTGCGTTCGCCGCCTTCCTCCTTGGCGGGCTGTTCGGGGTCGTGATCATGCTCGCGGGTCGGGCGGGGCGCAAGACCGCCATTCCGTTCGGGCCGTGGATGATCGCCGGCGCGTGGATCGGTGTGTTCGCCGGTGAAGCCCTCGGCCGCTGGTACACGGGGCTGTTCGTCGGCGCCTGA
- a CDS encoding FAD-binding protein, which produces MDFELGIVLRATDEHQANAPTDLAKLAEERGLDLVVVEPVPADGAIDSWTLAAWLAGATSRIGIGIDARRPSAPDPADSAAPYPSVIERARESIDRLAPGRVMTDAATWVVASADSDAAALAAVAQRDGRPVVVPVNSREELERIAALVPDRTRAKGRRRSAAARARRVAGIDYDGVPESLAETAVEPGDPEYASVASTYLRGGQPGLVLRPRTPDEVGDALAFASRHPELPLGIRSAGHGISGRSTNKGGLVIDVGAMDSIEVLDVDRRLVRIGPGATWKRVAAALAPYGWALGSGDYGGVGVGGLATAGGIGFLSRKHGLTIDHVRAVELVVPDGRLVRATATENPDLFWAVRGAGANFGIATAFEFEVSEVGDVGWAQLMFVTNDLEESLRRYGELASAAPRDTTVFLVTGQPQDGMARLQLYGMVDNPDADTVVERLTPFLELGMLAQQQVVMTRYESVMALAADVGPEGQHGYGEPHSRSAFIDELTPEFARDATRMLETGAVHFFELRAMGGAIADVSPDATAFAFRTPAFQVTAMGARDDRLNRAWAPLRGHMDGLYLSFETDRTPQTLRDAFPPRVLDRLRALKRRYDPHNLLRDNFDIDPSGATSLAPAQTPREAIA; this is translated from the coding sequence ATGGACTTCGAACTCGGGATCGTCCTGCGCGCGACGGACGAGCATCAGGCGAACGCCCCCACCGACCTCGCCAAGCTCGCCGAAGAGCGCGGCCTCGACCTCGTGGTCGTCGAGCCCGTGCCCGCCGACGGAGCGATCGACTCGTGGACGCTCGCAGCCTGGCTCGCCGGCGCGACCAGTCGCATCGGTATCGGCATCGACGCGCGCCGGCCGTCCGCTCCCGACCCCGCGGACAGCGCGGCGCCGTATCCGAGCGTGATCGAGCGGGCTCGCGAGAGCATCGACAGACTGGCGCCCGGACGAGTCATGACGGATGCCGCGACGTGGGTCGTGGCATCCGCCGATTCCGACGCCGCCGCTCTCGCGGCCGTTGCCCAGCGTGACGGCCGGCCCGTCGTCGTTCCCGTGAACTCGCGCGAGGAGCTCGAGCGCATCGCGGCTCTCGTGCCCGACCGCACCCGCGCGAAGGGACGCCGTCGCTCGGCCGCCGCGCGTGCGCGGCGCGTCGCCGGGATCGACTACGACGGCGTGCCGGAGTCGCTCGCCGAGACCGCAGTGGAGCCGGGCGACCCGGAGTACGCATCGGTCGCCTCGACGTATCTGCGCGGCGGACAGCCGGGGCTCGTGCTGCGTCCGCGCACACCCGACGAGGTCGGTGACGCGCTCGCGTTCGCTTCGCGGCATCCGGAGCTCCCGCTCGGCATCCGCAGCGCAGGCCACGGCATCAGCGGCCGGTCCACGAACAAGGGCGGCCTCGTGATCGATGTCGGCGCGATGGACTCCATCGAGGTGCTCGACGTCGACCGTCGGCTCGTGCGCATCGGCCCGGGCGCCACGTGGAAGCGCGTCGCCGCGGCACTCGCCCCGTACGGCTGGGCGCTCGGCTCGGGCGACTACGGCGGCGTCGGCGTCGGCGGACTCGCGACGGCGGGCGGCATCGGCTTCCTGTCGCGCAAGCACGGCCTCACGATCGACCACGTGCGCGCGGTCGAGCTCGTCGTCCCCGACGGTCGCCTCGTGCGGGCCACCGCGACCGAGAATCCCGACCTGTTCTGGGCCGTGCGCGGTGCGGGCGCGAACTTCGGCATCGCGACGGCGTTCGAGTTCGAGGTGTCCGAAGTCGGCGATGTCGGGTGGGCGCAGCTCATGTTCGTCACGAACGACCTCGAGGAGTCGCTGCGCCGCTACGGCGAGCTCGCGAGTGCGGCGCCGCGCGATACGACCGTGTTCTTGGTGACGGGCCAGCCGCAGGACGGCATGGCGCGGCTCCAGCTGTACGGCATGGTCGACAATCCGGATGCCGACACCGTCGTCGAGCGGCTTACGCCGTTCCTCGAGCTCGGCATGCTCGCGCAGCAGCAGGTCGTCATGACGAGGTACGAGTCGGTGATGGCCCTGGCGGCCGACGTCGGACCCGAGGGGCAGCACGGCTACGGGGAGCCGCATTCGCGCTCGGCATTCATCGACGAGCTCACGCCAGAGTTCGCGCGCGACGCGACCCGGATGCTCGAGACGGGCGCGGTGCACTTCTTCGAACTGCGCGCGATGGGCGGTGCGATCGCGGACGTCTCACCGGATGCCACGGCCTTCGCCTTCCGCACGCCGGCGTTCCAGGTGACGGCGATGGGCGCGCGGGACGACCGGCTGAACCGCGCGTGGGCGCCCCTGCGCGGACACATGGATGGGCTGTACCTCAGCTTCGAGACCGACCGCACGCCGCAGACGCTGCGCGACGCTTTCCCGCCTCGCGTGCTCGACCGCCTGCGCGCGCTCAAGCGCCGGTACGATCCCCACAACCTCCTGCGCGACAACTTCGACATCGACCCTTCGGGCGCGACATCGCTCGCGCCCGCCCAGACCCCAAGGGAGGCCATCGCATGA
- a CDS encoding HNH endonuclease: MADHQLLAVNDALGALVRHADALRGRIAAEISRRSRSELGSESLAKRNGFRSATALIAASSGGTIGEAARLVTVGEATTPRRTLTGADAPPRHPHVADAVSAGSISTAAASAIITMLDRIALRCDPAETDRVETLLVAQAPGLTFDQLGKVIARAEGYLDPDGLEPKEERLRGERSLQLFQRDGLLHLTAKLDPESAAPVKAAIEAIVTAQFRNESATGPDAASPRDADAPRRTVAQRQADALVLIAQHALGCDASDLPLDGATVIVRISHEELQAGVGVAAIDGIDQPVSVATARRMAAGGGVIPCVLGGAGEILDWGRAKRLFTTAQKLALAERDGGCAMCGLPPGMTKAHHIRWWARDAGPTDLSNGVLLCESCHHRVHDNDWDIRIDGVGVRALVWFIPPPHVDPARTPRLGGRARYAWAA; encoded by the coding sequence ATGGCCGATCACCAGTTGCTCGCCGTCAACGATGCACTCGGTGCGCTGGTGCGTCATGCCGACGCGCTGCGCGGACGGATCGCAGCCGAGATCAGTAGACGGTCGCGGAGCGAGCTCGGATCTGAGTCGCTTGCGAAACGGAACGGCTTCCGCTCCGCGACCGCGTTGATCGCCGCGAGTTCGGGCGGCACGATCGGCGAAGCCGCACGACTCGTGACGGTGGGTGAGGCGACAACCCCCCGACGCACCTTGACGGGAGCGGATGCTCCGCCGAGGCATCCGCATGTCGCCGACGCGGTCTCGGCAGGCTCGATCAGCACGGCGGCTGCCTCCGCGATCATCACGATGCTCGACCGCATCGCACTGCGCTGCGATCCAGCGGAGACCGATCGCGTCGAAACTCTGCTCGTGGCTCAGGCGCCTGGCCTCACCTTCGACCAGCTGGGCAAGGTGATCGCACGGGCCGAGGGGTACCTCGACCCGGACGGACTCGAGCCCAAGGAGGAGAGACTGCGAGGTGAGCGGAGTCTTCAGCTCTTCCAGCGGGACGGACTGCTCCACCTGACGGCGAAGCTCGACCCCGAATCGGCGGCGCCCGTCAAGGCGGCGATCGAGGCGATCGTGACCGCCCAGTTCAGAAACGAGTCGGCGACGGGGCCGGACGCGGCGTCGCCCCGAGACGCCGACGCACCCCGGCGCACGGTCGCACAGCGTCAGGCCGATGCCCTCGTGCTCATCGCGCAGCATGCGCTCGGCTGCGACGCGTCCGACCTCCCCCTCGACGGTGCCACGGTCATCGTGCGCATCTCGCACGAGGAGCTGCAGGCGGGCGTGGGAGTCGCAGCGATCGACGGCATCGATCAGCCTGTTTCGGTCGCGACCGCGCGACGGATGGCCGCAGGCGGCGGAGTGATCCCCTGCGTGCTCGGCGGCGCGGGCGAGATCCTCGATTGGGGGCGGGCGAAGCGCCTGTTCACCACCGCGCAGAAGCTCGCGCTCGCCGAACGCGACGGCGGGTGCGCGATGTGCGGACTTCCACCGGGCATGACGAAGGCGCACCACATCCGTTGGTGGGCCAGAGACGCGGGTCCGACCGACCTGTCGAACGGAGTGCTCCTCTGCGAGAGCTGCCACCATCGGGTCCACGACAATGACTGGGACATCCGGATCGACGGCGTCGGGGTGCGTGCGCTCGTGTGGTTCATTCCGCCCCCGCATGTCGATCCGGCGCGGACGCCGAGATTGGGCGGGCGCGCGAGGTATGCGTGGGCAGCATGA
- a CDS encoding glycosyltransferase family 2 protein: MPLQLRVTVVIPCRNDAEFLEECLTALDAQTRRADRVIVVDNGSTDGSASVGRRHGADVIREELVGIWPAAARGYDEATADTDIIARLDADSRPHPDWIARIVRAFVADPSLGVLSGASEFYGGNRLVNHIGDHWYVGLGHRLIPKWLGVPLVFGSNFAMRTRVWERVRDKVERTNPRVHDDLDLTIRLRRSDGVRYDPQLRMPVSARPFKTPVAIGRRVWKVFPTFAASWPEGAPWRRRDDGAYASGTWSPEPAEPWATDADTWSDDDGWAPAAGR, translated from the coding sequence GTGCCTCTCCAACTCCGTGTCACGGTGGTCATCCCGTGCCGAAATGATGCGGAGTTCCTCGAGGAGTGCCTCACGGCGCTCGATGCGCAGACCCGGCGCGCCGATCGCGTGATCGTCGTCGACAACGGCAGCACGGATGGCTCTGCATCCGTCGGCCGCCGTCACGGCGCGGACGTGATCCGAGAGGAGCTCGTCGGCATCTGGCCCGCAGCCGCCCGCGGCTACGACGAAGCCACGGCCGACACCGACATCATCGCGCGGCTCGACGCCGACTCCCGCCCGCACCCCGACTGGATCGCGCGCATCGTGCGCGCGTTCGTCGCCGACCCTTCGCTGGGCGTGCTCAGCGGGGCATCCGAGTTCTACGGCGGCAATCGGCTCGTGAACCACATCGGCGACCACTGGTACGTCGGCCTCGGCCATCGCCTGATCCCGAAGTGGCTCGGCGTGCCGCTCGTGTTCGGGTCGAATTTCGCGATGCGCACGCGCGTGTGGGAGCGCGTGCGCGACAAGGTCGAGCGCACGAACCCGCGCGTGCACGACGACCTCGACCTGACGATCCGGCTGAGGCGGTCCGACGGGGTCCGCTACGACCCGCAACTGCGAATGCCCGTGTCGGCGCGCCCATTCAAGACGCCCGTCGCGATCGGCAGGCGCGTGTGGAAGGTCTTCCCGACGTTCGCCGCGAGCTGGCCCGAAGGCGCACCGTGGCGTCGCCGCGACGACGGCGCGTACGCGTCGGGCACGTGGTCTCCCGAGCCCGCGGAGCCGTGGGCGACGGATGCCGACACCTGGTCCGACGACGACGGCTGGGCCCCCGCGGCCGGGCGCTGA